One Ostrea edulis chromosome 6, xbOstEdul1.1, whole genome shotgun sequence genomic window, CtcttgttgttttgttttggtatccaatataactttgtaaatcaaaatttaaaactacaattatattttgtgtgatTTTTGTAGATATGCCAAAAACCAAGACTACAGTGAGGAAAGGTCGAAAGTGTCCATTGTGTCCTTTGAGGTTTTATACGGATGAAGAAATGGCCAAACACATAACAAGTTGCAGCAAGGCATTGATTTACTGTGACCACTGTGACTTCAGTTCCCTGACATCGAGAAATATCAAGAGACACATGAAAAGGAAACCTGATCTCGTTGATGATAGAGAACAGATGGACGGTGGTATTGACAGTGAAGACCTAGGCAATGTGGATTCAGATGAAGAATCTTGGTTAGGTCAGGATCCTGGGAGCTTGGTGGAGGTACTTCCTGTAGTGGCAGATGAACACGAGAAGGAAGATGTTGACCATGAACCAGGACCGTCCATCAAACGATCACTTAGAGAAGAGGCTGGTAAAATAGTAGAGATTGGCAGGGTGGTGAGGAAGCCTACTCGACCAATGCCGATACACACGCCCCACAGGGAATTGGTGACAGCAACAGTGCCAGATAAGAGCATATCCGATGACCTCTTGCCGGACATGGGTGATAGTAAGCTGGAGAAATACAAGGACGCTCAGTGCCAGACAGATCCTCTGTATTATACTGAAAGCACAGTGATTACCACCAGATGGGTAGAGGGTGGCAAGACAATGAAGAAGGTGGagaagaaaaagttaatttgaTTATTATGAGAACAATGTTAAATGATCAACGATTACTTAGATAAAGTAGTCTAGTTTCTGTGCATCATGTTTAAATGATTCGCTTTGTTATTTACATGATACCCTTTACTTGTAAGTAGaagataaaagaaaaagaaaaaaaaaatgtttatttttgttggTCACATTTCATACGGGACGTATGAACCTGGAAAGGTGGGTAGTGTAATGAATCGGGTTTGGTTTAATGAATTGAAATCGGGCACGGGAGTCTATTTGACCTGACTACCCTTGGGTTGGACGAGTCTAAGTCGCCCGGGCAGTATAAATACGACTGAAAGCTGTGGAAACAACACTCTTGCAATTGCAGTCGAAGGCGACAGATCGAAGCAAAGTAAGTAACACAATAAAATAAAGAGCTTTAGGGTTTGGTGAATAGCTGAATAAGCTATTCACATAAGGGGCTGAATAAGTCTCAAGATATAGGTTGCGTCCGTAGGTTAGCCACTGTAACTTTGTCACTCGGCAATAAAAACTGAATAAGTTTGTACCCCGGTGACAAAGTGAACTGGAAACACCTACGGGCAAGAGACCTCTTGGTCGCGGTGGACCAGGTGACCAAACCCAAAGGCTAGGTACACTGGTAAGCCAA contains:
- the LOC125660284 gene encoding uncharacterized protein LOC125660284; its protein translation is MPKTKTTVRKGRKCPLCPLRFYTDEEMAKHITSCSKALIYCDHCDFSSLTSRNIKRHMKRKPDLVDDREQMDGGIDSEDLGNVDSDEESWLGQDPGSLVEVLPVVADEHEKEDVDHEPGPSIKRSLREEAGKIVEIGRVVRKPTRPMPIHTPHRELVTATVPDKSISDDLLPDMGDSKLEKYKDAQCQTDPLYYTESTVITTRWVEGGKTMKKVEKKKLI